The proteins below come from a single Crossiella sp. CA-258035 genomic window:
- a CDS encoding serine hydrolase domain-containing protein: MTSLDVLAQWPVDHAAAAVVRADGVVLGVAGEQERAFRLASVTKPLTAYAVLVAVEEGALEWDQPAGPDGATVRHLAAHTSGLAFDSAAVQAAPGSRRIYSNTGFEVLAETLEKSSGIGFADYLHEAVLAPLGMTGSALTGSAGSGAVSTCADLVRFGAELQRPTLVSAATVAEATSVAFPGLNGVVPGYGMQKPCDWGLGFEIRGEKSPHWTGTRNSARTYGHFGQAGTFLWVDPDAGAACVALADRDFGPWAVQAWTPFNDGVLAELGR; the protein is encoded by the coding sequence CTGACGAGCCTGGATGTCCTTGCGCAGTGGCCGGTGGATCATGCCGCGGCGGCTGTGGTTCGCGCGGATGGGGTCGTGCTCGGGGTGGCCGGGGAGCAGGAGCGGGCGTTCCGGCTGGCTTCGGTGACCAAGCCGCTGACCGCCTACGCCGTGCTGGTCGCGGTGGAGGAGGGGGCGCTGGAGTGGGACCAGCCCGCGGGGCCGGACGGGGCGACCGTGCGGCACCTGGCGGCGCACACCTCGGGGCTGGCCTTCGACTCCGCGGCGGTGCAGGCGGCGCCGGGGAGCCGGCGGATCTACTCCAACACCGGGTTCGAGGTGCTGGCCGAGACCCTGGAGAAGAGCTCCGGGATCGGGTTCGCGGACTACCTGCACGAGGCCGTTCTCGCGCCGCTGGGGATGACCGGGTCGGCGTTGACCGGGTCGGCCGGGTCGGGGGCTGTGTCGACCTGCGCGGATCTGGTGCGGTTCGGGGCGGAGTTGCAGCGGCCGACCTTGGTCTCCGCGGCGACCGTGGCCGAGGCGACCTCGGTGGCCTTTCCCGGACTCAACGGGGTGGTGCCGGGGTATGGCATGCAGAAGCCCTGCGACTGGGGACTGGGGTTCGAGATCCGCGGGGAGAAGTCGCCGCACTGGACCGGCACGCGGAACTCGGCGCGGACCTACGGGCACTTCGGCCAGGCCGGGACGTTCCTGTGGGTTGATCCCGACGCCGGGGCCGCGTGCGTGGCGCTGGCGGACCGGGACTTCGGGCCGTGGGCGGTGCAGGCGTGGACGCCGTTCAACGACGGGGTGCTGGCGGAGCTGGGACGTTGA
- a CDS encoding LD-carboxypeptidase produces MSGLRRPPRVPRHGHVAVIAPAGPVSPAQLDLGIEQLRSWGLTVSEGAHVRDKHPEMRYLAGQDADRAADFVWAWTRPEFDAVLCARGGYGCQRMVDLVPWAELKALPPKVFAGSSDVTALHTRIAGELGQVTLFAPMTGSAMFTDDLPAREHLRYSLLDPASVTKLGRGAEPITGGQARGVTVGGTLSLLAAEVGLGRWRPPPGSLAVLEDVTEDPYRLDGLLTHLLRAGWFDGVTGIALGSWTSCGPIEQVRTVLTDRLGGLGVPIAWEVGFGHCANQLTVPLGVAALLDADAGTLVLDEPALT; encoded by the coding sequence ATGAGCGGGCTGCGCCGCCCGCCCAGGGTGCCCCGGCACGGCCACGTCGCGGTGATCGCCCCCGCCGGCCCGGTCTCTCCTGCCCAGCTGGACCTCGGGATCGAGCAGCTGCGGTCCTGGGGGCTGACCGTCTCCGAGGGCGCGCACGTGCGGGACAAGCACCCGGAGATGCGGTACCTGGCCGGTCAGGACGCCGACCGGGCCGCGGACTTCGTGTGGGCGTGGACGCGGCCGGAGTTCGACGCGGTGCTGTGCGCCCGCGGCGGCTACGGTTGTCAGCGGATGGTGGACCTGGTGCCGTGGGCGGAGCTGAAAGCCTTGCCGCCCAAGGTGTTCGCCGGGTCCAGCGATGTCACCGCGCTGCACACCCGGATCGCGGGCGAGCTGGGTCAGGTCACGCTGTTCGCGCCGATGACCGGCAGCGCGATGTTCACCGACGACCTGCCGGCCCGCGAGCACCTGCGCTACTCGCTGCTGGACCCGGCCTCGGTGACCAAGCTCGGCCGCGGCGCCGAACCGATCACCGGCGGCCAGGCCCGCGGGGTCACCGTCGGCGGCACGCTGAGCCTGCTCGCCGCCGAGGTGGGCCTGGGCCGGTGGCGGCCGCCGCCGGGGTCGCTGGCGGTGCTGGAGGACGTCACCGAGGACCCCTACCGCCTCGACGGCCTGCTCACCCACCTGCTGCGCGCGGGCTGGTTCGACGGGGTCACCGGCATCGCGCTGGGCTCGTGGACCTCCTGCGGCCCGATCGAGCAGGTGCGCACGGTGCTGACCGACCGGTTGGGCGGGCTCGGGGTGCCGATCGCCTGGGAGGTCGGGTTCGGGCACTGCGCCAACCAGCTCACCGTGCCACTGGGGGTCGCCGCGCTGCTGGACGCCGACGCGGGCACCCTGGTACTGGACGAGCCCGCGCTGACCTAG
- a CDS encoding S8 family peptidase has product MKRTARILTAAALLIAATTGTATALPAKPAPSPVSQTGANVIDGQFIVTLTKGGTADTLLKLIDRFNIEVKFSYGSLFVGFAAKLNPLVVSALKLLPEIESVVPDAEVKLELPGSDGGSPRAVGSWGLDRINQRALPLDGSYTPSHSGAGVTAYIVDTGIQFSHPDFGGRARPGFDAIGDGRNGEDCNGHGTHVAGTVGGTQFGVAKATRLVAVRVLGCDGRGSWSGIIAGLDWIGANAVRPAVANLSLGGTPGITQVDEAANRLSDRGVFVAVAGGNSTDDACKYSPARAARPITIGATTRTDGFATYSNRGGCVQLLAPGTEITSAWPGNRVNTISGTSMATPHVAGVAALFKQARGDQPQQMIMDWLWQVGTPDRISGMPAATPNRLLHTGGL; this is encoded by the coding sequence ATGAAACGCACGGCCCGGATTCTCACCGCCGCCGCGCTGCTGATCGCCGCCACCACCGGCACCGCGACCGCGTTACCCGCCAAACCCGCTCCCAGCCCGGTGTCGCAGACCGGGGCGAACGTCATCGACGGCCAGTTCATCGTCACCCTGACCAAGGGCGGCACCGCGGACACGCTGCTGAAGCTGATCGACCGGTTCAACATCGAGGTCAAGTTCAGCTACGGCTCGCTGTTCGTCGGCTTCGCCGCCAAGCTCAACCCCCTCGTCGTCTCCGCGCTGAAGCTGCTGCCGGAGATCGAGTCGGTGGTGCCGGACGCGGAGGTCAAGCTCGAGCTCCCCGGTTCCGACGGCGGATCGCCCCGCGCGGTCGGCTCGTGGGGCCTGGACCGCATCAACCAGCGCGCCCTCCCGCTGGACGGCTCCTACACCCCCAGCCACTCCGGCGCGGGCGTGACCGCCTACATCGTCGACACCGGCATCCAGTTCAGCCATCCCGACTTCGGCGGGCGGGCCAGGCCAGGCTTCGACGCGATCGGTGACGGCCGCAACGGCGAGGACTGCAACGGCCACGGCACCCACGTCGCGGGCACCGTCGGTGGCACCCAGTTCGGCGTGGCCAAGGCGACCAGGCTGGTCGCGGTGCGCGTGCTCGGCTGTGACGGCCGGGGCTCCTGGTCCGGCATCATCGCCGGCCTGGACTGGATCGGCGCGAACGCGGTCCGCCCGGCCGTGGCCAACCTGTCCCTCGGCGGCACCCCGGGCATCACCCAGGTCGACGAGGCGGCGAACCGGTTGTCCGACCGGGGCGTGTTCGTCGCGGTGGCCGGCGGCAACTCCACCGACGACGCGTGCAAGTACAGTCCGGCCCGCGCCGCCCGCCCGATCACCATCGGCGCGACCACCCGCACCGACGGCTTCGCCACCTACAGCAACCGCGGCGGCTGCGTGCAACTGCTGGCGCCGGGCACCGAGATCACCTCGGCCTGGCCGGGCAACCGGGTCAACACGATCAGCGGCACCAGCATGGCCACCCCGCACGTGGCGGGCGTGGCGGCGCTGTTCAAGCAGGCCCGCGGCGACCAGCCCCAGCAAATGATCATGGACTGGCTCTGGCAGGTGGGCACTCCGGACCGGATCTCCGGCATGCCGGCGGCCACTCCCAACCGACTGCTGCACACCGGCGGCCTGTGA
- a CDS encoding prolyl oligopeptidase family serine peptidase: MVTVLGYGNWTSPISAADASAVTAPPHWVRAHGGFTYWTEGRPTEGGRVTLLRGRAGEAAREVLAAPWSARNRLHEYGGAPYTVLATPDGDRVAFTHWADQRIHLVDAAGGQPQPLTPNPDREHGLRYGDLHPSADGTEIWCVRERITGDRPTDLVRELVAVPVSGAAAADPAAIRVLAASHRFMSAPKASPDGRHLAWIGWEHPAMPWDGTELCVAELVDGAAGPHRVVAGGAAESVCQFEWADEDSLYAMTDPDGWWNLHRVNLDGAQRALHRAEADYGGPLWTLGATWFVPLGGGRHLLRGRLGLSLLTEDTGELTPLDLPLPVWRTTFAHDGDLVTGVAAGPAAAPAVAQVDLRTGQLTTLTAQPAGLPDPAYLPPVVERVFTGQDGVGIPAYVYLPHNPDFTAPEGERPPFLVHVHGGPTGEVSPVLSADFAYFTSRGIGVVAVNYGGSSGYGRAFRDRLREAWGVVDVRDCATVAEALAAEGTADALRLGIRGGSAGGWTTAASLTSVATYRGGAAYFPVLDLLSFAAGGTHDFESRYLDGLVGALPAAESRYRERSPANRVDQLAGPILLLQGLEDQVCPPEQCEKFLEALSGKGIPHAYRSFEGEQHGFRRAENIQAALEAELSFFGQTLGFSPVGVPALELRS; the protein is encoded by the coding sequence GTGGTCACCGTACTGGGGTATGGCAACTGGACATCGCCGATCAGCGCCGCGGACGCGAGCGCCGTCACCGCGCCGCCGCACTGGGTGCGCGCGCACGGTGGCTTCACCTACTGGACCGAGGGCAGGCCCACGGAGGGCGGCCGGGTCACGCTGCTGCGCGGCAGGGCGGGTGAGGCGGCGCGGGAGGTGCTGGCCGCGCCGTGGAGCGCGCGCAACCGGCTGCACGAGTACGGCGGCGCGCCCTACACCGTGCTGGCCACCCCGGACGGTGACCGGGTGGCCTTCACGCACTGGGCCGACCAGCGGATCCACCTGGTGGACGCCGCCGGTGGCCAGCCGCAGCCGCTGACGCCGAACCCGGACCGCGAGCACGGCCTGCGCTACGGCGACCTGCACCCCAGCGCGGACGGCACCGAGATCTGGTGCGTGCGCGAGCGGATCACCGGCGACCGCCCCACCGACCTGGTCCGCGAGCTGGTGGCCGTCCCGGTCTCCGGGGCCGCGGCCGCCGATCCGGCCGCGATCCGGGTGCTGGCGGCCAGCCACCGGTTCATGAGCGCGCCCAAGGCCAGCCCGGACGGCCGACACCTGGCCTGGATCGGCTGGGAGCACCCCGCGATGCCCTGGGACGGCACTGAGCTCTGCGTGGCCGAGCTCGTCGACGGCGCCGCCGGGCCGCACCGGGTGGTGGCCGGCGGAGCGGCCGAGTCGGTCTGCCAGTTCGAGTGGGCCGATGAGGACTCGCTGTACGCGATGACCGACCCGGACGGCTGGTGGAACCTCCACCGGGTGAACCTGGACGGCGCCCAGCGGGCCCTGCACCGGGCCGAGGCCGACTACGGCGGTCCACTGTGGACACTCGGCGCGACCTGGTTCGTCCCGCTCGGCGGCGGACGGCACCTGCTGCGCGGCAGGCTCGGCCTGTCCCTGCTGACCGAGGACACCGGCGAGCTGACCCCCCTCGACCTGCCGCTGCCGGTGTGGCGCACCACCTTCGCCCACGACGGCGACCTGGTCACCGGGGTCGCCGCCGGACCGGCCGCCGCGCCCGCGGTGGCCCAGGTCGACCTGCGCACCGGGCAGCTGACCACGCTCACCGCCCAGCCCGCCGGACTGCCCGACCCGGCCTACCTGCCGCCGGTGGTCGAGCGGGTGTTCACCGGCCAGGACGGGGTGGGCATCCCCGCCTACGTCTACCTGCCGCACAACCCGGACTTCACCGCCCCCGAGGGCGAGCGGCCGCCGTTCCTGGTGCACGTGCACGGCGGCCCCACCGGCGAGGTCTCCCCCGTGCTCAGCGCCGACTTCGCCTACTTCACCAGCCGCGGGATCGGCGTGGTCGCGGTCAACTACGGCGGCTCCAGCGGCTACGGCCGCGCCTTCCGGGACCGGCTGCGCGAGGCGTGGGGCGTGGTCGACGTGCGGGACTGCGCCACCGTGGCCGAGGCGCTGGCCGCCGAGGGCACCGCGGACGCGCTGCGGCTGGGCATCAGGGGCGGCAGCGCGGGCGGCTGGACCACCGCGGCCTCGCTGACCTCGGTGGCCACCTACCGCGGCGGCGCCGCCTACTTCCCGGTGCTGGACCTGCTCTCCTTCGCCGCGGGCGGCACCCACGACTTCGAGTCCCGCTACCTCGACGGCCTGGTCGGCGCGCTGCCGGCGGCCGAGTCCCGCTACCGCGAGCGGTCCCCGGCCAACCGGGTCGACCAGCTGGCCGGGCCGATCCTGCTGCTGCAAGGCCTGGAGGACCAGGTGTGCCCGCCGGAGCAATGTGAGAAGTTCCTGGAAGCGTTGTCCGGCAAGGGCATCCCGCACGCCTACCGCTCGTTCGAGGGTGAGCAGCACGGGTTCCGGCGGGCGGAGAACATCCAGGCCGCGCTGGAGGCCGAGCTGTCCTTCTTCGGCCAGACCCTGGGTTTCAGCCCGGTCGGGGTGCCCGCGCTGGAGCTGCGCTCATGA